One Pleurocapsa sp. PCC 7327 DNA segment encodes these proteins:
- a CDS encoding ubiquinol-cytochrome c reductase iron-sulfur subunit: protein MDRREFLGWVGVGAIASSLPVAIAACSGQNAKTDSSSNSARANGFAPVGTIAELDRQGQILNKEFAGGSILVIRNPSDPQNVNAVNPTCTHAGCTVSWDSDQKLFACPCHGSQFAPDGKVVQGPAEEPLTAYEAKLEGNTILAKKM from the coding sequence ATGGATCGTCGTGAATTTTTAGGTTGGGTTGGGGTTGGCGCGATCGCGAGTTCTCTGCCAGTCGCGATCGCGGCTTGTTCTGGTCAAAACGCCAAGACAGATTCTTCTAGTAATTCTGCCCGTGCCAACGGGTTTGCGCCTGTCGGTACAATAGCCGAGTTAGATCGACAAGGTCAAATCCTCAATAAGGAATTTGCTGGAGGATCGATATTAGTTATCCGCAATCCGTCCGATCCTCAGAACGTTAATGCCGTCAATCCTACTTGCACCCATGCTGGCTGTACGGTGAGCTGGGACTCCGACCAAAAGCTATTTGCCTGTCCTTGCCACGGTTCTCAGTTTGCGCCTGACGGGAAAGTAGTCCAAGGTCCCGCAGAGGAACCTTTGACTGCTTATGAAGCCAAGCTTGAGGGGAATACAATTCTAGCGAAAAAAATGTAA
- a CDS encoding DUF5615 family PIN-like protein yields MDENVDPDVALALRRQGIIDVTTTREMGLLGQLDEVQLAFACEQRRAIVTHGTDFLRLASQSEDRWGVAFCKKNARLLGEIIRSLVLIYEVLSLDEMRGWIEYL; encoded by the coding sequence TTGGATGAAAATGTTGACCCAGATGTAGCGTTGGCTTTGCGCCGTCAGGGGATTATTGATGTGACGACGACTCGTGAGATGGGACTACTTGGACAACTGGATGAAGTTCAGTTAGCATTCGCCTGTGAGCAAAGGCGAGCAATTGTCACTCATGGCACCGATTTTCTGAGGCTGGCTAGTCAAAGTGAAGATCGTTGGGGAGTTGCTTTTTGCAAGAAGAATGCCCGTTTGCTGGGCGAAATCATTCGTAGTTTGGTCTTGATTTACGAAGTGCTGAGTCTTGACGAGATGCGGGGCTGGATCGAGTATTTATAG
- a CDS encoding DUF721 domain-containing protein, protein MSFDSLDRILEALEKQADWEIQQQYRHLLQCWETVVDPKVVRQTRPLYIARNVLWVATSSSVWAQNLSFQRYSLLKKLNALLSEPLTDIRFSTAQWHNSKRLTDSAPKSISQEKHPSAIEMTSQPPLIELPKAGKTPEAAFQSWAAVIGARSQNLPLCPRCQSPTPPGELERWSVCAHCIAKQWSSESSTTFKKNLS, encoded by the coding sequence ATGTCTTTCGACTCTCTCGATCGCATTCTTGAAGCGCTTGAAAAACAAGCGGATTGGGAAATTCAGCAACAGTATCGCCACTTGCTGCAATGCTGGGAAACTGTAGTCGATCCTAAAGTTGTCCGACAAACGCGACCTTTGTATATTGCTCGCAATGTTTTATGGGTAGCGACTTCTAGTTCTGTCTGGGCGCAAAATTTATCTTTTCAGAGGTATTCATTGCTAAAAAAACTAAATGCGCTGTTATCGGAGCCTTTAACCGATATTCGCTTTTCTACGGCTCAATGGCATAATTCTAAGCGTCTTACTGATTCTGCGCCCAAATCGATTAGTCAGGAAAAACATCCTAGCGCGATCGAGATGACCTCCCAACCACCTTTAATAGAGTTACCCAAAGCGGGAAAAACGCCTGAAGCAGCATTTCAAAGTTGGGCGGCAGTTATTGGAGCGCGATCGCAAAACCTTCCCCTTTGTCCTCGCTGTCAGAGTCCTACTCCGCCCGGAGAACTGGAACGATGGAGTGTCTGTGCCCACTGCATAGCCAAGCAATGGTCTTCCGAAAGCTCGACTACTTTCAAGAAAAATCTATCTTAA
- the menB gene encoding 1,4-dihydroxy-2-naphthoyl-CoA synthase: MQVEWQTAKTYEDILYHKFEGIAKITINRPHKRNAFRPKTVFELYDAFCDAREDRHIGVILLTGAGPHTDGKYAFCSGGDQSVRGEAGYLDDDGVPRLNVLDLQRLIRSIPKVVIALVAGYAIGGGHVLHLVCDLTIAADNAIFGQTGPKVGSFDGGFGASYLARIVGQKKAREIWFLCRQYTAAQALDMGLVNCVVPVEQLEAEGIQWANEILEKSPIAIRCLKAAFNADCDGQVGLQELAGNATLLYYMTEEGAEGKQAFLEKRSPDFRKYPWLP; the protein is encoded by the coding sequence ATGCAAGTTGAATGGCAAACTGCTAAAACCTACGAAGATATTCTGTATCACAAGTTTGAAGGCATTGCGAAAATTACTATTAATCGTCCTCACAAACGCAATGCCTTTCGCCCCAAAACCGTTTTTGAACTCTACGATGCCTTTTGCGATGCCCGCGAAGATCGTCACATTGGCGTTATCTTGCTAACGGGGGCAGGACCCCACACCGACGGCAAATATGCCTTTTGTTCTGGCGGAGATCAAAGCGTCAGGGGAGAGGCAGGCTATCTCGATGACGATGGCGTGCCTCGCTTAAACGTCCTCGATTTGCAACGCCTGATTCGTTCTATTCCCAAAGTTGTAATCGCCCTGGTTGCTGGATATGCAATTGGTGGCGGTCACGTTTTACATTTGGTTTGCGACTTAACCATAGCCGCTGATAATGCCATTTTTGGACAAACTGGTCCTAAAGTTGGCAGTTTTGACGGTGGATTTGGGGCTAGCTATCTCGCTCGCATCGTCGGACAAAAAAAAGCTAGAGAAATTTGGTTTCTCTGTCGTCAGTATACGGCAGCTCAAGCTTTAGATATGGGTTTGGTGAATTGTGTCGTCCCAGTCGAGCAATTAGAGGCAGAAGGTATTCAATGGGCAAATGAGATTCTAGAGAAAAGTCCCATCGCGATTCGTTGTCTCAAAGCTGCTTTTAATGCCGATTGCGACGGTCAAGTTGGGTTGCAAGAATTGGCTGGCAATGCAACGCTACTCTATTACATGACCGAAGAAGGCGCAGAGGGAAAACAAGCTTTTCTCGAAAAACGCTCGCCCGATTTTCGCAAATACCCTTGGCTACCTTGA
- the rlmN gene encoding 23S rRNA (adenine(2503)-C(2))-methyltransferase RlmN: MTIQLEKQSIATDKNEVLLGKSLEQLTAWVQQRGQPAYRGKQLHQWLYEKGARSLGEISVFPKQWRETLADYPIYRSTIHYRSIASDKTRKYLLRLADGLIIETVGIPTFKRGGDKETGGQGDWGTINPKSLERLTVCVSSQVGCPMACDFCATGKGGFIRNLKSHEIVDQVLTVQEDFRQRVTNGVFMGMGEPLLNLNEVVAAVHCLNRDVGIGQRSLTISTVGIPNKIRQLAQHHLQVTLAVSLHASNQRLRERLIPSAKHYTLDNLIDDCREYVRITGRRVTFEYILLAGTNDLPEHALELAKLLRGFQTHVNLIPYNPIQEVDYQRPDRQRIEAFADILRQKRIAVSVRYSRGLEADAACGQLRASKV, from the coding sequence ATGACTATCCAGCTTGAGAAGCAATCGATCGCAACTGACAAGAACGAGGTTTTGTTAGGGAAATCTCTAGAGCAATTAACCGCATGGGTACAACAACGAGGACAGCCTGCTTATCGCGGCAAGCAACTCCATCAGTGGTTATATGAAAAGGGAGCGCGATCGCTTGGGGAAATCTCCGTTTTTCCGAAACAGTGGCGCGAAACGCTTGCAGATTATCCGATTTATCGTTCTACCATCCATTATCGCAGCATTGCCTCGGATAAAACCCGAAAGTATCTCCTACGCCTCGCCGATGGATTGATTATTGAAACCGTAGGCATTCCCACCTTCAAAAGAGGGGGAGACAAGGAGACTGGGGGACAAGGAGACTGGGGGACAATTAATCCAAAATCCCTAGAACGCCTTACCGTTTGCGTGTCTTCTCAAGTCGGTTGTCCGATGGCATGCGATTTTTGTGCGACGGGGAAAGGCGGATTCATCCGCAATCTAAAGTCTCATGAAATTGTCGATCAGGTTTTGACCGTACAAGAAGACTTTAGGCAACGGGTTACTAACGGGGTTTTTATGGGGATGGGAGAACCGCTTCTGAATCTGAATGAAGTCGTTGCTGCGGTTCATTGCTTGAATCGGGATGTGGGAATCGGACAGCGATCGCTAACTATCTCTACAGTAGGCATCCCCAACAAAATTCGCCAGCTTGCCCAACATCACCTGCAAGTGACCTTGGCGGTTAGCCTTCACGCTTCTAACCAACGGTTGCGCGAACGACTCATTCCCAGTGCCAAGCACTATACTCTAGATAATCTCATTGACGACTGTCGGGAATACGTTCGCATAACAGGACGGCGAGTCACGTTTGAATATATTCTTTTAGCAGGCACAAACGACTTACCGGAACACGCGCTAGAGTTGGCTAAACTGCTGCGGGGATTCCAAACCCACGTCAATCTGATTCCCTATAATCCAATTCAAGAAGTGGATTATCAGCGTCCCGATCGCCAACGCATCGAAGCCTTTGCGGATATCTTAAGACAAAAACGCATTGCCGTTAGCGTTCGCTACTCTCGCGGATTGGAAGCCGATGCAGCTTGCGGACAGTTGCGGGCATCGAAAGTTTAA
- a CDS encoding DUF433 domain-containing protein, which translates to MEVTLNQHIEITPGVRGGKPRIAGTRMTVADIATVYLRMGQSLDLIAGKYHLPLASVYAAMAYYYDHRDEIEQNIREDEAFADSLQSNYPSRLQAKLKELRGE; encoded by the coding sequence ATGGAAGTCACTCTCAATCAGCATATTGAAATTACACCAGGGGTTAGAGGTGGAAAACCTCGAATTGCAGGCACTCGCATGACGGTTGCCGATATTGCCACTGTGTATTTACGGATGGGACAGTCTCTGGATTTGATTGCCGGAAAATATCACCTCCCTTTAGCCTCGGTCTATGCGGCGATGGCATACTACTATGACCATCGAGATGAAATAGAGCAGAATATTCGAGAGGATGAAGCGTTCGCTGACTCGTTGCAGAGCAATTATCCCTCCCGGTTGCAGGCAAAGCTGAAGGAGTTACGCGGTGAGTGA
- a CDS encoding rubrerythrin family protein, protein MNPTLKIRYMAKKTAIFTSAAALGMLVLAGCAPTTPSAKVEPTQSEEQLATKAQSPTLKNLEIAYNGESNAHVIYLDYAKKADEEGYKGVASLFRAAARAEEIHRENHAKVIKEMGGTPQNTIATPEVKFTQENLQHAIKGESYERDTMYPDFIKEANAKGKKNAVQTFTYAKNAEAGHAKLYTEALNNLDAWKEPKQLYVCSVSGQTAMNANETNCTVDGVKKPV, encoded by the coding sequence ATGAATCCTACGCTAAAAATCCGCTACATGGCTAAGAAAACTGCTATCTTTACGTCTGCTGCTGCACTAGGCATGCTGGTACTCGCGGGCTGCGCGCCAACTACGCCATCGGCTAAAGTCGAACCAACCCAGTCAGAGGAACAACTTGCCACCAAAGCCCAATCGCCAACGCTTAAGAACCTAGAGATAGCTTACAATGGCGAGTCTAATGCCCACGTAATATATCTAGATTATGCGAAAAAGGCAGATGAGGAAGGCTATAAAGGAGTCGCTAGTCTCTTCCGGGCGGCAGCGCGGGCTGAAGAAATTCATAGGGAAAATCATGCCAAGGTAATTAAAGAAATGGGAGGGACTCCTCAAAATACAATTGCCACGCCGGAGGTTAAATTCACTCAAGAAAACTTACAACATGCAATTAAGGGGGAATCTTACGAACGCGATACGATGTACCCCGATTTCATTAAAGAGGCAAACGCTAAGGGAAAGAAAAACGCTGTCCAGACCTTTACCTATGCCAAAAATGCTGAAGCCGGACACGCCAAACTCTACACTGAAGCGTTAAATAATCTTGATGCCTGGAAAGAACCGAAACAATTATACGTCTGTTCGGTGTCTGGGCAGACGGCAATGAATGCAAACGAGACCAATTGCACCGTTGATGGCGTTAAAAAGCCAGTATAA
- a CDS encoding peptide ligase PGM1-related protein: protein MQIDNCAVSRQTDRFRQLQNQLRDLWQSVDTFEQDDCDILVVPSFSIDQRVGQKIPGFLHYEERLLFSLIRLRNPHTRLVYVTAQPLSPMIIDYYLQLLPGIPFSHARDRLLLLTTYDGSFKPLTQKILERPRLIERIRRALRPGKSYMVCFNSTWLEYELSLQLGIPLLASSPELLHWGSKSGSREIFAECEIPHPDGSPCVMTVDDLVIEAVRLWERQPQLKRMVVKLNEGFSGEGNAVLDLRPIQHVAPGRATQAERIVVLREHLENLSFQAKDETWATFSSRLPELGAIVEAFIEGEEKRSPSVQGYIDPTGKVEILSTHDQILGGPDGQIYLGCRFPANDAYRLRLQELGMKVGQALARRGAMERYGVDFIAVRQPGNSPEWEIQAIEINLRKGGTTHPFMTLRLLTNGNYDYTTGLFYSQHRREKYYIASDNLQKPHYQGLLPHDLMDIIAKYRLHFDSSTKTGTVFHLMGALSEFGKLGLTCIGNSWAQAEALYQQVEQVLDAETKLMSDTSNLHLSSSVPISWT from the coding sequence ATGCAAATAGACAATTGTGCCGTCTCCAGACAGACAGATCGGTTTCGGCAATTGCAAAATCAGTTGCGCGATCTTTGGCAAAGTGTGGATACTTTTGAGCAAGACGATTGCGATATTTTAGTCGTTCCTTCTTTCAGCATCGACCAACGGGTCGGACAGAAGATTCCAGGATTTCTTCATTACGAAGAACGACTGTTATTTTCTCTCATTCGCCTGCGCAATCCCCATACTCGATTAGTTTACGTCACGGCGCAACCCTTATCGCCGATGATTATCGATTATTACCTACAACTACTGCCGGGAATTCCTTTTTCTCATGCTCGCGATCGCCTGCTACTCCTGACTACCTACGATGGTTCTTTCAAACCCCTGACTCAAAAAATTTTAGAACGCCCTCGCCTCATCGAACGCATTCGCCGCGCCCTGCGTCCCGGAAAATCCTACATGGTTTGCTTCAACTCAACTTGGCTGGAATACGAACTGTCTCTACAGTTGGGAATTCCTCTACTGGCTTCTAGTCCAGAGTTACTCCACTGGGGTTCAAAAAGCGGCAGTCGAGAAATCTTTGCCGAATGCGAGATTCCTCATCCCGACGGCAGTCCGTGCGTGATGACGGTCGATGACCTTGTAATCGAAGCCGTGCGACTCTGGGAACGCCAGCCGCAATTAAAACGGATGGTTGTTAAACTCAATGAAGGCTTCTCTGGGGAAGGAAACGCAGTACTCGATTTACGACCGATTCAACATGTCGCACCGGGACGGGCAACCCAAGCCGAGAGAATAGTCGTATTGCGCGAGCATCTGGAAAATTTGAGTTTTCAAGCCAAAGATGAAACCTGGGCTACCTTTTCCAGCCGCCTTCCCGAATTGGGAGCGATCGTGGAGGCGTTTATCGAAGGGGAAGAAAAGCGATCGCCCAGCGTCCAAGGCTATATCGACCCAACTGGAAAAGTAGAAATCCTCTCCACCCACGACCAAATTCTCGGCGGCCCCGACGGTCAAATTTACCTCGGCTGTCGCTTTCCGGCGAACGATGCCTATCGGTTGCGCTTGCAAGAATTGGGAATGAAAGTCGGACAAGCCCTTGCCAGAAGAGGAGCCATGGAACGGTACGGGGTCGATTTCATTGCGGTTCGCCAGCCAGGAAATTCTCCGGAATGGGAGATTCAGGCAATTGAAATTAACCTGCGCAAAGGGGGAACGACCCATCCATTTATGACGTTGAGGTTACTGACTAACGGCAACTACGATTACACAACGGGTCTCTTCTACAGCCAACACCGCCGGGAAAAATATTATATTGCTTCGGATAATTTACAAAAGCCCCACTATCAAGGATTGCTTCCCCACGACTTGATGGATATCATTGCCAAATATCGCCTGCACTTTGACAGCAGCACCAAAACGGGTACGGTGTTTCATTTAATGGGAGCTTTATCTGAGTTTGGCAAGCTAGGATTAACATGCATCGGCAATTCTTGGGCACAAGCAGAAGCGCTTTATCAACAGGTGGAGCAGGTATTAGATGCAGAAACAAAACTAATGTCCGATACTTCTAATCTACACTTATCTTCCAGTGTGCCAATTAGTTGGACGTAG
- a CDS encoding helix-turn-helix transcriptional regulator: MCIRIVPDSIGDRYLLQLEERKLQSFSVSALELLGLTKREAEVLFWVAKDKSNVGIARVLGCCEGTVRKHLEHLYKKLGVQTRTGAVMVVLEKLGLLKRSFVAMSS; this comes from the coding sequence TTGTGCATCCGGATCGTACCTGATTCTATCGGCGATCGATATCTCTTGCAATTGGAGGAACGAAAATTGCAATCCTTTTCCGTTTCTGCCTTGGAATTACTCGGACTCACTAAGCGTGAGGCGGAGGTACTTTTCTGGGTTGCCAAGGATAAAAGCAATGTCGGAATTGCTAGGGTGCTGGGTTGCTGTGAAGGAACGGTGCGAAAACATCTGGAACATCTTTACAAAAAACTGGGTGTGCAAACCCGGACGGGGGCGGTGATGGTTGTTCTGGAAAAATTGGGGTTACTCAAAAGGTCATTTGTGGCAATGTCGTCATAA